ATATTGACGGAGGATTTCCCATCGAAGTGCGCCTCAGTGCAGCGATCGCGCTCGGAAAGATGACGGCCACCCTCAGCCGCCGCCTGCAGCAGGGAGGCGGGACCACGATGCCCGGCCGCGTCGCCCGGGCGGTCGAACCGCGCGTGGTGCCGTTGCTGTCCGATCGTCTCCGCCACGGCACCGTGATTGTGGCGGGCACCAACGGTAAGACGACCACGGCCCGGCTGCTTGCGCACATCATGACGGCTATTGGCCTGCACCCCGTGCACAATCGTGCCGGCGCCAACCTCGCGGCCGGCATCGCCTCCGCGCTCGTGGAGCACGCCGACGTGTGGGGCCGGCCAGCGGGAGACATCGGTGTCTTCGAGGTAGACGAGGCGACCGTGCCCCGGGTGGTCCCGCACCTTGCGCCCCGGGTCGCGGTCTTCACGAACCTGTTCCGCGACCAGTTGGATCGGTATGGAGAGATCGATCACATCGCGGGGTTATGGCGGGCAGTGGGGAACACGCTTCCCCGAGATGCCGTGCTGGTGGCGAACGGCGACGACCCGTTGGTGTACGAGGCCATCAGGGACCTGCCCGGCCGGCACGTCACCTTCGGCATCGACGACGATCGCCACGCGCTCCCGGCGATGGAGCACACGGCGGAGGCGCGGTACTGCTACCGGTGCGGCACGCCGTACGAATACCGCTTTACCTACTACGGACACATGGGGTCGTACCGCTGCCCGGTGTGCGGCGTCGAGCGTCCGGCGCTCGATATCGCCGCGCGCGACGTCGCGCTTGCCGGCCCGGACGGAGCAGCGTTTACCGTGGCGGCCGCAGCATCCGGCCAGACCATCAGGGTGACCACCGCGCTCCCCGGCCTCTATAACGTCTACAACA
This genomic stretch from bacterium harbors:
- a CDS encoding MurT ligase domain-containing protein, with translation MRLSAAIALGKMTATLSRRLQQGGGTTMPGRVARAVEPRVVPLLSDRLRHGTVIVAGTNGKTTTARLLAHIMTAIGLHPVHNRAGANLAAGIASALVEHADVWGRPAGDIGVFEVDEATVPRVVPHLAPRVAVFTNLFRDQLDRYGEIDHIAGLWRAVGNTLPRDAVLVANGDDPLVYEAIRDLPGRHVTFGIDDDRHALPAMEHTAEARYCYRCGTPYEYRFTYYGHMGSYRCPVCGVERPALDIAARDVALAGPDGAAFTVAAAASGQTIRVTTALPGLYNVYNILAAAAAALQLGASLQQVGDAVGSFAPAFGRGERIAVGGVELRMLLSKNPAGFNEVLRTVLSGGPLSAVLIAINDNIADGRDVSWLWDVDFEALAGRAEHVVVSGLRAEDMALRLRYAGLPAEVIEVQSEYESALRSALRRAGGQRLFVLPTYTAMLALRDVLRKWGAVGRYWEH